A stretch of Perognathus longimembris pacificus isolate PPM17 chromosome 1, ASM2315922v1, whole genome shotgun sequence DNA encodes these proteins:
- the C1H12orf71 gene encoding uncharacterized protein C12orf71 homolog — protein sequence MANSPSSSDYSDTEDYVSDSTSNLSLSVGYFPQENTFSYEDLTRCKDLTCTGSPAHSLPPPVQGAQQMRGIRRLLRRQDQSQDDLGQFRQLSIPLAWDMEADFDHTDPVTNRDLQRCHWWADKWPEENTKLTLGKLNGLVYKLETFLENHKAGKEEEESMFLESTQEEDFLPASSTPPQTAQVSHIVEACPRGFYQTMCIGLDSVSFSKQVMSQETENHSMSTPETSNSSRQLEEEEATSDADMPTPSCLNFVWAFRWLWQQVLASLRRREQSDKARTRWHQNTVRRHTARSNTIEPRGCCKSQHHTSPDI from the exons ATGGCCAACTCCCCCTCTAGCAGCGACTATTCGGACACAGAAGACTATGTCTCTGACTCCACATCTaacctgagcctctctgtgggcTATTTCCCCCAGGAGAACACCTTTTCCTATGAGGACCTAACCAGATGTAAAGACCTGACGTGTACAGGTTCTCCagcccactccctccctcctcctgtccaAGGGGCCCAGCAGATGAGGGGCATAAGGAGACTCTTAAGGAGACAAGATCAGAGTCAGGATGACCTAGGGCAGTTTCGCCAGCTAAGCATTCCCCTGGCCTGGGACATGGAGGCAGACTTTGACCACACTGACCCCGTAACTAATAGGGATCTCCAGAGATGCCACTGGTGGGCCGACAAGTGGCCTGAAGAGAACACAAAACTGACTCTTGGAAAACTCAATGGACTCGTATACAAGCTTGAAACATTTCTAGAAAATCACAAAGCTggtaaggaggaagaggagtccatgtttctggaatctactcaggaggaagatttCCTCCCAGCCAGCAGTACCCCTCCACAAACAGCTCAGGTCAGTCATATTGTTGAGGCTTGTCCAAGGGGTTTCTACCAGACAAT GTGTATAGGACTTGACTCAGTCTCCTTTTCTAAGCAGGTGATGAGCCAAGAGACTGAGAACCACAGCATGAGCACTCCAGAGACCTCCAATTCATCCAgacagctggaggaggaggaggctaccTCTGATGCCGACATGCCCACCCCATCCTGCCTGAACTTTGTGTGGGCCTTCCGCTGGCTGTGGCAGCAAGTCCTCGCTTCCCTCCGGAGGAGAGAACAATCCGACAAGGCCAGGACAAGATGGCACCAAAATACAGTAAGGAGACATACTGCTAGGAGCAACACAATCGAGCCTCGAGGATGCTGCAAATCACAACACCATACATCTCCAGATATCTGA